One part of the Vitis riparia cultivar Riparia Gloire de Montpellier isolate 1030 chromosome 15, EGFV_Vit.rip_1.0, whole genome shotgun sequence genome encodes these proteins:
- the LOC117931663 gene encoding protein transport protein Sec61 subunit beta-like: protein MVQNGAAPPRGSAAAAASLRRRRTTSGGTAGVASGNMLQFYTDDAPGLKISPNVVLVMSIGFIAFVAILHVMGKLYFVRKEA, encoded by the coding sequence ATGGTTCAGAATGGAGCCGCTCCCCCAAGAGGAAGTGCAGCAGCTGCTGCCAGCCTTAGGAGGAGGAGGACAACAAGTGGTGGGACTGCTGGAGTTGCCAGTGGGAACATGCTGCAGTTTTACACAGATGATGCCCCTGGGCTCAAGATTTCTCCCAATGTTGTACTTGTCATGAGCATTGGTTTTATAGCCTTTGTTGCCATTCTTCATGTCATGGGCAAGCTCTACTTTGTCCGGAAAGAGGCCTAA
- the LOC117932275 gene encoding uncharacterized protein LOC117932275, protein MKFLPVKKKPRTLTHPQQLKQNHNNMTGTTRWPHFSPCNPTNPFIFSPADSVFKDDNSQLSSARTFNSSHTATDCRYDSSDSSQAWSMKSLLAILPDSPSPVCSSCPSPSTPSSFFPSSDAFSSRMSTELSTQRNKSSCIVSNISKRSASLVEIDEWMKHANGFFQPNLQKHQPRGMENENSSMKLLPICEERTLGDSIYVGHVDSCSPITGDIRMLTRPKPYHAFLDEIKKQEAEAQVDASRKAAQMKFMKKLKGKEAAIREWESRKTKIATTQMKKIEDKLENRRTKALEKMQKKISKAQKKANKKKVKERQSIFKKISRAIEAAEIEATKKSTKCLSLTRIC, encoded by the exons ATGAAATTCCTACCAGTGAAGAAGAAGCCAAGAACCCTAACCCACCCTCAACAACTCAAACAAAACCATAACAACATGACGGGAACAACAAGATGGCCTCATTTCTCACCATGCAACCCCACCAACCCCTTCATCTTCTCACCTGCAGATTCGGTATTTAAAGATGACAACTCACAACTTTCTTCTGCAAGAACCTTCAACAGCTCGCACACCGCAACAGATTGTAGATATGACTCCTCTGATAGCAGCCAAGCTTGGAGCATGAAGTCTCTCTTGGCCATCTTGCCAGATTCTCCATCACCTGTTTGCAGCAGTTGTCCAAGCCCCTCTACCCCTAGCTCATTCTTTCCTTCCTCGGATGCATTCTCTTCTCGGATGTCTACGGAGTTATCCACCCAAAGAAACAAG AGCTCCTGCATCGTATCCAATATCAGTAAGCGATCAGCATCCCTTGTTGAAATAGATGAATGGATGAAGCATGCCAATGGTTTCTTTCAGCCCAATTTGCAGAAGCACCAGCCTAGag GCATGGAAAACGAAAACTCCAGCATGAAATTACTTCCAATATGTGAAGAGAGAACCCTTGGAGACAGCATATATGTGGGCCACGTTGATAGTTGTAGCCCAATCACTGGCGATATCAGAATGCTGACTCGACCCAAACCCTACCATGCATTCTTAGACGAAATCAAGAAACAAGAGGCTGAAGCTCAAGTAGATGCATCTAGAAAAGCTGCACAAATGAAATTCATGAAGAA GCTGAAAGGTAAAGAAGCTGCCATACGTGAGTGGGAATCTAGAAAGACCAAGATTGCCACGACTCagatgaagaaaatagag GACAAGCTGGAGAACAGACGGACAAAAGCGTTAGAAAAGATGCAGAAGAAAATAAGCAAAGCCCAGAAAAAGGCGAACAAGAAGAAAGTGAAAGAGAGACAGTCAATATTCAAGAAAATATCAAGAGCCATTGAAGCTGCAGAGATTGAAGCCACCAAAAAAAGTACAAAATGCCTCAGTTTGACAAGGATATGTTAG